GCACGCGAAGCGCCCCTGGCAGTCGTCCTGGACACCAGGAACATGCTGCAGCGCGAGGCCGTGCAAGCCAGCGGGCTCACCTACCTGGGAAACGGTCTGCCGCAAGGCTATTGATCGGCGGTCAGCCGTCCTGGCTGCGCGCTTCGGCACCCGTCTCGCCGCTGCCGAAGTCATCGTCGGCCGAGGCTCGGCCAACATAACTGCCGTCACTGTCGTTGCGACTCGCGCGCGACCCGGCAACATTGGGATCGGGGTCGATGTCTTCCTCGGATTTCTCGGCCTTGGCACGGTGTTTCCCGGTCATCGTGGGCCCTTCCTCACTCGTACGGTGGATATGTGCCGCCGTGCAACACGCCGGCAAGGTGCACGGCATTGCGCGCGGCAGCGGCGGTCGCCGAGGCGACCGCGTCGGGGACCTTATCCAGATCTCGGTAGTCGGTGGTTTGCATCGCTTCACCGTTCCAATAGGTACTGGCCTGTGCCGAGATCGTGTACCCGATGTCATTGAGCGCCTGGAACGCATCCGCGGTGACCTTGTGGGCGCCATCCTCGTTCCCGACGACCGCCACCATCGCAACCTTACCGACCATCGCCGGGCGGCCGGCGTCATCGGTGTTGGAAAGCTCGGCGTCCAACCGCTCCAGGATGCGCTGCGCCACGCTGGACATGTGGCCCAGCCACACCGGTGTCGCCAGCACCAAAATGTCGGCGCCGAGCACCTTCTCGCGCAGTTGTGGCCACTGGTCACCCGGCCCCATATCGGCTTCCACCCCGGGCTTTATCGCGTAGTCGACGCAGCGGATCGACTCACAGTGCGCGCCGGCACCGCGCATCTGCTCGAGCACGTGCTCGGCGATCAGCTCACTGCTCGACGGCGCCGGACTGGGTTTGAGACTGCAGACCAAAGCCACCACTGTCGGTGTACCGTCCCGCGCTGAACCTTCGATAGACATCTGCGCGGCGTACCCGTTGACCTACCGAGCAAACCGCGCCCGATGGAGCGGACGCACCTGACCGAATCCAGCGCTCGGGTCCGACCCAGTCTCTACGCACAGTCACAGGTTTCGAACACGCTTAATGGCCACCTTTGGGGGTACTTCGTCACGCGTGGGAAGTGGCCGGCACGGTGGCTTCCGCCTTCCCACCGACAGCTCAAGAGAGGATGACGAGTGTCTAAGCAAGAGGTCAGTGACTACCTATTGGAGCGGCTGCGGGCGTGGGGCGTTGAACACGTTTTCGGCTATCCGGGCGACGGCATCAACGGACTTCTCGCCGCGTGGGGACGCGCGGACAATCAACCGAAGTTCATCCAGGCACGCCACGAAGAGATGAGCGCATTCGAGGCGGTCGGCTACGCCAAGTTCACCGGGCGGGTCGGGGTATGTGTGGGCACCTCGGGCCCGGGCGCGATCCATCTGCTCAACGGACTTTACGACGCCAAACTCGACCACGTCCCGGTGGTGGCAATCGTCGGGCAGACCAACCGCAGCGCCATGGGCGGCTCCTATCAGCAGGAGGTCGACCTGATGAGTCTGTTCAAGGACGTTGCCAGCGATTACCTCCAAATGATCACGGTCCCAGAGCAACTGCCCAATGTGCTGGATCGCGCCATCCGGGTCGCGATGACGCAGCGAGCCCCGACCGCGCTGATCATCCCCGCCGATGTCCAGGAATTGCCGTATTCGCCGCCCACCCACGCCTTCAAGATGGTTCCGTCCAGCCTGGGTATCGAGTACCCAGCGATCTCCCCCGGCGATGCCGCGATCGGCCGGGCCGCCAAGTTGCTCAATGACGGAAAAAAGGTCGCCATCCTGGTAGGCAACGGCGCACGTGATGCCAACGCCGAGATCGCCGAGGTCGCGGAGCTGCTCGGTGCCGGCGCGGCCAAGGCGCTACTTGGCAAGGATGTGCTTTCCGACGAATGGCCTTGGGTGACAGGCTCTATCGGGCTGCTGGGCACCCGGCCCAGCTACGAGATGATGCGTGATTGCGACACCCTGCTGACAGTGGGATCCAGCTTCCCCTATACCCAATTTTTGCCCGAGTTCGACCAATGCCGGGCGGTGCAGATCGATGTCGACGGCCGATTCATCGGCATGCGCTTCCCCTACGAGGTCAATGTGGTTGCCGACGCCAAGACCGCGCTGCAGGCGCTGATCCCCCACTTGCGCCGCAAGGAAGACCGATCGTGGCGGGAGGGCATCGAGAAAAATGTTGCCCGCTGGTGGGAGACGATGGACAAGGAAGCCAAAGTCAGCGCTCACCCGATCAACCCGCTGCGACTGTTCTCGGAGCTTTCGCCGCAACTGCCGGATGACGCGATTGTGACAGCCGACTCCGGCTCGGCGGCAAACTGGTATGCACGTAACCTAAAGTTTCGCGGGAACATTCGCGGGTCACTGTCGGGAACCCTCGCGACGATGGGCCCCGGCGTCCCCTACGCCATCGGAGCCAAATTTGCTCACCCGCGACGACCCGTCATCGCATTCGCCGGCGATGGCGCCATGCAGATGAACGGCATGGCCGAACTGATCACGATCAAGCGGTACTGGCAGGAGTGGGACGATCCGCGTCTGATCGTGGCTATCCTGCACAACAATGACCTCAACCAGGTCACCTGGGAAATGCGGGCTATGGCGGGCGCCCCGAAATTCGCCGAGTCGCAAGTCCTTCCCGATGTTGACTTCGCCGCTTTCGCGTCCGGACTGGGCCTGAACGCGATGGTCATCAAGGACCCCGAGGAGCTGGCAGGCGCTTGGCGCGAGGCCTTATCGGCCGATCGCCCCACGGTGCTCGATGTCTACACCGATCCCGACATGCCGCCGATCCCGCCGCACGCCACCTGGGATCAATTCAAGGCAGCCGCCACCGCCGTGTTGTCCGGGGACGAGGACCGTGCGGGATTCGTCAAGCAGGGCCTGAAAACGAAGGTGCAGGAGTTCCTGCCGCACAAGAACAGCTGACGAGCCGGCTCAGCTCGCCGAACGCAGCTGAGCCGAACGGGCGCTGCGCAGATCGTCCACGAACGCCTGGTACGCCTCGTCGCGGCGACCGCTGCGGTCGCGCAGCACCGCCGAGGGGTGCACGGTCGCGACTACGGCCGGCCCCGCGGCGATCGCTGCCGGTAACGTCAAGACCTCACCTCGGTGAGTCGACACTCGAAATGTCGCTCCCAGCAAGGACTGCGCGGCCGTGGCGCCCAGACACACGATCACCTGCGGACGGATCACTTCGATCTCGGCCAATAGCCAGGGGCGGCACGCAACCACCTCGGTGCGGTTGGGCTTCTGGTGGATCCGCCGTTTGCCGCCCTTGCGGGTGAATTTGAAATGCTTGACCGCATTGGTCTGATACGTGATGCCCGGATCGATGTCGGCGTCGTTGAGCGCGCGCGCCAGCAATCTGCCCGCGGGACCCACGAATGGCAGCCCCGCCCTATCTTCCTGATCCCCCGGCTGCTCACCGATCAGCATGATGGGCGATTTGGCCTTGCCATGGCCGAAAACCGTTTGCGTAGCATTCTCGAAAAGGGAACAGCCTTCACATTTTTCGGCCGCCGTCTGCAGCGCGCGAAGCGAACGCGTTGTGGGCAGAAACGGTTCGGCGGTCGGCTTGGCCGCGGTCATCGGCGGCCGAATCGCAAGTAGCCCGGGAACGTCATGTTCCCGGGCATACCCTTGCCACGGTTCGCGAAACGAATCAGCCCTTGCCGACGATGGCGTCGCGCGCCCGGTCCAGCATGGCCGCGAACGGCCCGGCGACGAGATTCGCCAGTTGCGACTCGACCCCGGCGTGTGGTCGGGTGGGTGCGATTGCTTCGGCCAGCTTGGCGGCACGGCCCATGCTCTGCAACTCTTCGCTGCTCAATTCCTGTCCCAGCCGGGTGAACTCGTCTTTCTCCTCGTGCTCGGCGTGGTCGAGCACGGCGTCGCGCAGCTCGGTCAGCATCCGGGTGAACTCGGGGCTGTCGACGTCGAGCTTCTCCAGCTGCTGCAGCGTCGTCTTGGCCTCGTGCTCCTCTTCGAGCCGTTGCTCGACCACGGCCGCTCCGTCGGCGATCTTCCGCTTCGCCCGCGGGTGGACGATTTCCTCCTCGACGGTTTCATGCACGGCAAGCAACCGGCGTAGGTCGACGAATGCCTTTTCCCGAGCGTCCCCGGAGGCCGAAAGTACCTTAGCGAACAGCGATTTGATCTGCTCGTGCTGACTAGAGAGAAAGTCGACCACATCGGTGGGCGACATGACGGCGGCGTGAGCCATAAAGTCCTCCCAAAGAGATCTTTCTGATAGCGCGCCGGACTGTTTCGCGCGCCTGCAATCGGCTACCCACCACCCGGATCGCGAAACATCCGCCAGGTCAGGGCGGTCAGTGTGTCCTGGCGGGTTCGATCAGCGCTCCGGTTTCCCGCAGTGCGTCGATCTGATCGCCGGTGAGGCCGACCTCTTTGAGGATCTCGTCGTTGTGCTCGCCTTGACGCGCCGGCACCTGCACCGCCAGGGTGCCGTCGTGGCCGCTGAAATGCCAGGGCGGCGCGGGGATGGTGATGCTGCCGCCATGTCGGTCGGGGACTTCGCGGGTGATCCCCCAGTCTTTGGCCCACTCGGTTGCACTGAACTCGGCGATGTCACGGAGTTGACCGGTGGCGATTTTCGCCTCGTCGAATTGCGCATCGAGCGAGTCCATGGAGTCGAAGCTGTAAATCCAGGTCTGCACGATCGCGTGCAGCTCCGCCAGGTGCTGGCGGCGCAGTTCGGGCGTGCGGAACCGTGGGTCGTCGGCCAGGTCCGGGCGCCGCATGGCGCGCAGATAGAATGGGAAGCTCATGCTGCCCACCAGACTCATCGGCGAAACAAACTGCTGGCCTTCGGGACTGGTGAAGAACGCGCAGTCGGTGGCCCCCAGGATCGGTGTCTCGGCGCCTAGCTCGTCGGCGCCGGAAAGATCGTAATGCACGCGCTCGTTGAGTGAGGTGAGCACCGCGGCCATTGCCACGTCGATGTATTGGCCCTCGCCGGTGACGCGGCGATGGTGCAACGCCGCCAGGACCGCGATCGCGGCATGCAGCCCGGCGTAGACGTCGCCGTGCGAGAGTGCGTCCGAGCGTCGATCTGCCCCCTCAACCCCAAACTGCTGCAACGTGTTCCGGGTGAACCCGACTTCGGCTTGTACGGTCGGCGCATACGCCATCCGGGTCCGCCACGGTCCGGTTTGGCCGTAGCCGCTGATCGAGGCGTAGACCACGGCGGGATTGCGCGCGGCGACCGAGTCGTAGCCCAGGCCGAACGACGCCAGCGCACCGGGACGAAAATTCTCGACGACGACGTCGGCGCCGTCGCACAACCGCAGGACCGCCTCGCGGGCCGCGGGCACGTTGAGATCGATGCTCAGATTGCGTTTACCCGCGTTCTGCTGTGCGTAGTAGCCGCTAATTTCGTCGAGGCGCGGAAAGGCCGCCCGACTGATATCTCCCCGTGGTGGTTCGATTTTGATGACCTCGGCACCGAGGTCGAGGAGATGCTTGGTGCAGTGCGGGCCGGCCAACACCCGGGTGAAATCGATGACCCGGATTCCCTCGAGCGGCAGCGCCATGGTCAGCGCCCCTCGAAACGTGCTGCGCCCGGTCCCTCGGCGGCCAGCGAGTCCAGTCCGATCTGCAGGTCGTGAGACGCCCAGATACTTTCTTGCAGGTCATGCATCGCCTCGTCGGTAGCGGTCACGCCATGCGAAATGGCATGGGAGACGATCGCTTTGGTGGAGGCGTGGGCGACGGTGGGCCCGGCGGCGAGCTCATGGGCAAGCGCGCTGCTAACCGCGTCGAGTTGCGCGTCGGGCACCACACGGTTGATGATGTTCCACCGCTCCAGCGTGCGCGCATCGTAACGGCGTCCCAACAGCGCCATCTCCTTGGCCCGCGCCGCGCCGGCGCGCTGGGTGACACGTTGAATGGCGCCCATCAACGGGTTCAACCCGAGCGAGGCCTCAATGTTGCCGATCTTCGCTGACTCGCTGGCGACGACCAGATCGCACGCCAGTGCCAGCTCCAGGCCACCACCGAGGCATGCTCCATGCACGGCGGCGACCATCGGAATCGGCAATGCGTCGAATTCGCGCAGCAGGTCGAGGACGGGCAGGTTCGGTGCCTGTCCGCGGCGCGCACTGTCGAACAGCGCGACATCAGCGCCCGCACAGAAATTGCGCAGGCTGCTGCGCAGCAGTACGGCGCGTGCTCGCTGCTCGGCGGCCCAGCGGACACCCTCGATCAAGGCGGCGAACAGCGCGGTTCCTAGGAAATTGTGCGGAGCGTGCTGCATGGTCAGCACCGCTACCCGGCCGTCCATCACGCGGGCCACCGGCGGTGAATCCCGGTCGGGCGCGTGCACCGGCGGTATCGCGCCAGTGGGCTGCTCCACGGTCTGTTCGGTCATGACGATCCCTTTCATTGCTATGTCGTCCGTAATACTTATTACTCTCGGCACGGTATTTTGTTCCCGTCTGTACCGTCAATCACTATGTAGGTTGGCTGACATGGCGAGCCGTAGCGACAGCGGGACCGGATACTCGCCGCGGCGCGACGGCTGTTCGGCGAGCTCGGCCATTTCGGCCCCTGTCCGCCGCAACATGGCCCGGCTTCGCCGAACTCGTCGCGGCACCGACCACCCGACTGGTCGAAAAAGGCCTCCCGGACGAGCGCGTCGGCGCGCTGGCGTCGTACAAAGGGGGCAGTCGTTTCGAGCTCGCCGCCCGTGGCGCGCGACGCTGGTTTGGTGCCACGCGTAGTACTACAGTCGCGGCAGGATCGGCATACAAGGAGGTCGCGACGAACCCTCAGGATCCGTTCGGTCACAGTCCGTTCAGCTACGAGGCCCTTAGCTACGATCCGCTCGGCCGCGTTCACCCTACCGCGCCGCCGCCGGGACAACCGGTGGGTCGGCCCCTCCCGCCGCCAAGCCCGCCGACCAACACCTTCGCAACCCTGTCGCTGGTGTTTGCGTTCGTATTCGCGCCCGCCGGTGCGGTTTTCGGTCATCTGGGTCTCGCGCAGATCCGCCGCACCGGCGAGCTCGGGCGCGACCGCGCGCTGATCGGCTTGTCGGTGTCATACGCGGTGATCGTGCTTACCGTCGTCGCGCTGACCGGATGGGTCACCTTGAACACTCTGCACGCCTCGACGACGCGCCGGGCCGCGCCGCCCGCGACGACCGCCGCCCCGATCACCACCACCGAGGCCCCG
This Mycobacterium simiae DNA region includes the following protein-coding sequences:
- a CDS encoding flavodoxin family protein, translating into MSIEGSARDGTPTVVALVCSLKPSPAPSSSELIAEHVLEQMRGAGAHCESIRCVDYAIKPGVEADMGPGDQWPQLREKVLGADILVLATPVWLGHMSSVAQRILERLDAELSNTDDAGRPAMVGKVAMVAVVGNEDGAHKVTADAFQALNDIGYTISAQASTYWNGEAMQTTDYRDLDKVPDAVASATAAAARNAVHLAGVLHGGTYPPYE
- a CDS encoding thiamine pyrophosphate-requiring protein, whose amino-acid sequence is MSKQEVSDYLLERLRAWGVEHVFGYPGDGINGLLAAWGRADNQPKFIQARHEEMSAFEAVGYAKFTGRVGVCVGTSGPGAIHLLNGLYDAKLDHVPVVAIVGQTNRSAMGGSYQQEVDLMSLFKDVASDYLQMITVPEQLPNVLDRAIRVAMTQRAPTALIIPADVQELPYSPPTHAFKMVPSSLGIEYPAISPGDAAIGRAAKLLNDGKKVAILVGNGARDANAEIAEVAELLGAGAAKALLGKDVLSDEWPWVTGSIGLLGTRPSYEMMRDCDTLLTVGSSFPYTQFLPEFDQCRAVQIDVDGRFIGMRFPYEVNVVADAKTALQALIPHLRRKEDRSWREGIEKNVARWWETMDKEAKVSAHPINPLRLFSELSPQLPDDAIVTADSGSAANWYARNLKFRGNIRGSLSGTLATMGPGVPYAIGAKFAHPRRPVIAFAGDGAMQMNGMAELITIKRYWQEWDDPRLIVAILHNNDLNQVTWEMRAMAGAPKFAESQVLPDVDFAAFASGLGLNAMVIKDPEELAGAWREALSADRPTVLDVYTDPDMPPIPPHATWDQFKAAATAVLSGDEDRAGFVKQGLKTKVQEFLPHKNS
- a CDS encoding UdgX family uracil-DNA binding protein (This protein belongs to the uracil DNA glycosylase superfamily, members of which act in excision repair of DNA. However, it belongs more specifically to UdgX branch, whose founding member was found to bind uracil in DNA (where it does not belong), without cleaving it, appears to promote DNA repair by a pathway involving RecA, rather than base excision.), translated to MTAAKPTAEPFLPTTRSLRALQTAAEKCEGCSLFENATQTVFGHGKAKSPIMLIGEQPGDQEDRAGLPFVGPAGRLLARALNDADIDPGITYQTNAVKHFKFTRKGGKRRIHQKPNRTEVVACRPWLLAEIEVIRPQVIVCLGATAAQSLLGATFRVSTHRGEVLTLPAAIAAGPAVVATVHPSAVLRDRSGRRDEAYQAFVDDLRSARSAQLRSAS
- a CDS encoding hemerythrin domain-containing protein, which encodes MAHAAVMSPTDVVDFLSSQHEQIKSLFAKVLSASGDAREKAFVDLRRLLAVHETVEEEIVHPRAKRKIADGAAVVEQRLEEEHEAKTTLQQLEKLDVDSPEFTRMLTELRDAVLDHAEHEEKDEFTRLGQELSSEELQSMGRAAKLAEAIAPTRPHAGVESQLANLVAGPFAAMLDRARDAIVGKG
- a CDS encoding CaiB/BaiF CoA transferase family protein, producing the protein MALPLEGIRVIDFTRVLAGPHCTKHLLDLGAEVIKIEPPRGDISRAAFPRLDEISGYYAQQNAGKRNLSIDLNVPAAREAVLRLCDGADVVVENFRPGALASFGLGYDSVAARNPAVVYASISGYGQTGPWRTRMAYAPTVQAEVGFTRNTLQQFGVEGADRRSDALSHGDVYAGLHAAIAVLAALHHRRVTGEGQYIDVAMAAVLTSLNERVHYDLSGADELGAETPILGATDCAFFTSPEGQQFVSPMSLVGSMSFPFYLRAMRRPDLADDPRFRTPELRRQHLAELHAIVQTWIYSFDSMDSLDAQFDEAKIATGQLRDIAEFSATEWAKDWGITREVPDRHGGSITIPAPPWHFSGHDGTLAVQVPARQGEHNDEILKEVGLTGDQIDALRETGALIEPARTH
- a CDS encoding enoyl-CoA hydratase/isomerase family protein — its product is MTEQTVEQPTGAIPPVHAPDRDSPPVARVMDGRVAVLTMQHAPHNFLGTALFAALIEGVRWAAEQRARAVLLRSSLRNFCAGADVALFDSARRGQAPNLPVLDLLREFDALPIPMVAAVHGACLGGGLELALACDLVVASESAKIGNIEASLGLNPLMGAIQRVTQRAGAARAKEMALLGRRYDARTLERWNIINRVVPDAQLDAVSSALAHELAAGPTVAHASTKAIVSHAISHGVTATDEAMHDLQESIWASHDLQIGLDSLAAEGPGAARFEGR